CAAAAGTCGAGCTAAGAGGGAAGTGAACATTTCGGCCGCCGTGTGCCATAATGACAGGCGCCATGGAGCGGAAAACGATTTGGAGAAAATCAGGGCCTGACTGGGAATCATACATTACGGCTTGGAGAGAACGGTTCCGGAGGCGGGCCATCGAAAACGAGAAACATCGGAAAGCCACACTGGGCTCGGCGCGGGCCATCGCAAGACATCTCGCCCGCCATCGGGCGGTCAAATAGGCCCGAAGGCAGTGGCCCGATGACGATTCGCTTCCAAGAATGGATGCGTCAGCCTCATGCTGACGTCAACCGTCACATCATCGGTATCGGTCATGAATCTGCCCCCTGAAGGCCGTTTCTCACCCCGGAAAGACCGGAGTTTAGGGCGACTCTGGACATGGAGGAACCCAGTACCATGTTGCTCAAGTTCTTGAGCAGTTCTTTCATCAGTTGGTGCACGGCAACATGGTACATACGCCCCGCCTCCATTCAGAATTTCGGGATGAGAGCGGGTCTACCGTACCGCGCATTCGCGGGTATCCGCTCAAAGACTTTCTCAACGCGGTACTAGGGTGAACATCCCAGGGAAGCAAGTGACGGCGCTTCATCTGAAGGGAGGCAATGACTTCGATGACATGAGGGTAGACATAGCCGGGAGTCACCGCCGTCTGGATCACTTGGCTCTCGAACCCAAGAGCATCAAGAGGTCGAGACTCCGAAATATCATCCGGCTTCGCCTCACACGAATATTGATGCGGCTTCGGATCTACGAGCTCCTGGTCGTGAGCGGGATCGTCCATAGGTGGTTTGACGATTTTTCGCGCTATTGGTCGAACGTGCTGCACGGGAGGCCCTTCTGGAGCGTTCTCGATTTTTTCCTGCTGCTTCACGACTATAGAAAACGTCAACAACATGTCGCGCCTCTCGAATGGGGTGATCCTGCGCGACACCTCGCGAACTGGCAACACCCCAGTCAGATCTACGCCACGCTGCACGGCGTAAGGCACTTGGCACTGCATCCGGTAGAGTGCCTGGAGCTTTGGCACAGGGTAGCCCCGGGCACACGCATTCTGGAATATGGTTGCTCGTTCGCGCCCTTCTACTCCTGCTATATTGAATTCTTCTCTCATTTGGATTGCCATTGGGTCCTCGCCGATATTCCAGGGTTTCCATTTCACTATGCAAAATATCTCTACAGAAATGATGCTCAGGTCGATTTCATTACGATTAACGAAGGCGATTTTCAAAATCCGTTGGGGGGGGGTGATTTTGACGTCATCATTCTGACAACGGTCCTCGAGCATTTGGACAATCCCCTCTTCGTCTCAAGATACTTGCTGAAGAAATTGAAACCGGGGGGATTGTTCATTTTCGACTATATCAAGTCGGATGGGATTGGGCTCGATCATCCCAAGGCTCTCGAGCTTAGAGAGGATTGTCTGAACGCAATTCTTGAGGAGACACGAATTGTTTTCGGAAGGATCGACGATATCAACAAGAGTGTGGGCTTATGCATTGCTGAGAAGAACAAACACTGACACGACGTGGGTCGCTCTTGTCGGAGAACTTCGCGGCCGGGGTTGGGACGGACATCGCCGGAAGTGATATGCTCTGGAGCATGGTCGAGTTGCAAGCGCGAGGGATCATGCCATATCTCCGCATGGGGGTGATGAAACGCACGACATCGAATACACCTTGGAAGGTTTCGCTCACGAGCCGCGAACGGCAGGACTGAAAGTCCAGCACCGCGAAATCCAATGGGGTGAAACTTGGGTACAAGCGCAATGAGCGAACGGGGTTTGAGCGCAACGGCGACCCCTGCGGAGCCAACGGACAGAGCAGGGAAAGCTCGGATAGAAAGCTCGATTTGGCCGGACCTCTGGCCGGTTTGTATTTTGCTGATCGCCTATTCACTCGTGCTCGCAATAATCACTGGGAATATTGGATTTTTCGGAGATGACTGGTCTGACCTCGGTAGGATTTACCGCCACGACTTTCTTGATGCTTTTGCAAAACAGATGTCCGCATCGCCCCGCCCTGTATACAGCCTTTATATCATCCTGATGTTCAGAACTTTTGGGTTCGACAGCGTCGCGTTCCACTTTGGATCGTTGATCCTCCTAGGCGCCGGAAGCGTGCTCATGGGTTGGGCATTGTTGAATGCCTTTCCATCGAGACGTTCTTTCGCGCGGGCAAGCGTTCTATTCGCTTTTTTGCTTCCCACAATTTCCACGATCACTTACACCAAGCACACCGACCCCGGCCGCCTGTGCAATGTCTTCTTTTGGCTCTCCGTCGTCGGCTTTCAAAAATGGGCGTTGGGCCGTAGGACAGCCGGCGGTCTCATCTTTCCTGTCGTGGCCTATGTTCTTTGCAATCTTGCCTACGAATCGGCCAGCCTGCTTATCGTCGCTGTCCCCTTGTTGGTCTACCCCGTGCTGGTCAGGGGCATCAAGAAAGACCAAGGGAGCTGGAATACGTCTTTCAAATCAGGCAGGGACGCTCTGGGTTGGGGAACCGTTGGTTGTTTCGCCCTGGGTGTGATCTTGTGGATATCAACTCCTACGCTGGCCACCGAGATCACAGAGTATGTGTATTACAGCGACTCCGGCATCTGGAAATCCATGTTCGATGGACTAGGCACCTGGCCTATTGAACAGTATCAGTGGAAGGGAGAGAAGGTCCTTCGCAATCTAGTCGGCCTCGGCATCTTCCTGCTCATTTTCATCTTCACCATGCAGTGGGCGCGCAGGCTACCGCGAGATTCCGCGCATCACTCCTTGTTGCGGTTGATGTCATCCGGCACCTTGGCATTCGTTCTTCTTCTACTGGCGCGGCTTGTCGGTTTTGGTGGCGGTCATCCTAGCATCAACGGGACTCTGCGCACGGTTGTCCGTTTCTACACAGACCTATCCGCGCCGGCATACTTTCTTGCAGCGCCTTTCCTGGATATCCATAAGGGCGATGTCTGGGCGTATACGTTAGGCATTGGAATGTTCGCGCTGAGCTGGATCTTGATGATGGACAAGAGGCGCGGTCATTCAACAGGAGGAAATTACGAAGGGGTCTCGTATGTTCTCCTCATCGGCATCCTCATTTATGTTTTGGGCATGCTGCCCTTCGCGATGGCGAGCTACGGTATCGGGCAAAACTTCTATCTGTCAGGGCGCATATTCACAACTTCCAGTTATGGCCTTGCCATAGTCTTGGGTCTTGGGTCTTGGGCCTTGGGGCAGAAGATCAAGCACCCCCTCACCCATGTGGCCGCTGCGGTTGTTCTGGGCTGTTTCTCGTGCTTTCAGGTGGGGCTGCGGCGAGACTGGCAGGAGGCAACCCGGAAGAACTGTGAGATATGGACCTCTTTCCTGAGCAGCGTTCCGAACATTGCACCGGGAACGACATTGCTTTTCCTTGACCTGGAACATTCGATCGGCAACCGTGCGGTTGTTTTCAGCGGGGCGGGCGCGGTGGTTGATTTTGTCCGCCTCCTCTATGGTCAAACCAACGTCAATGGCTTATTTCTTTATCCTCATCAAGTTGCTCCTCCGGGAACGAAGGAAAGCAGGATGCTAGTATCGCCAAGAGGCATTTTTCATCCAGGATGGGAGTCCCATCCCAGTCCGATTCTTCTCGATAGGCTTTTGATTGCAGAAAGGCGGGGTTCAAGGCTTGTCGTACTCGACCAACTCTCGGCTGAGGAGCGGAAGGCCGATCTCCGTTGGGAAGGCGTCTCTAGTCTTCATTCGAACATGGATCTAATCAGACCTTCGCCTCAACCCGGCGCGGAGAGGCTGCGGGAACTGGGATTCTCCTGCCCTCAGGGGTCCATCTCATGAAATCTTTACGACGAACCGAGCTTGGACGCGCTGCGCGTGAACGGGCGGTCGAAAAGTTCAATCTGTAAGAAGTGGGCGGATGCCCATCGACGGATCTTCCAAGGCCTACCCACTCCGTGTGATCTCCTCCGAGGGATCGTGTAACATTCCCAGATGGGCAACCGCTACAAAGACTGGATGAGGCAGGCCGAAGCGGATCTGGGCCACGCGCGGCATTCTTTGAAGGATGGAGATTTCGAGTGGAGCTGCTTCGCCGCACATCAGGCAGCGGAAAAGGCCCTGAAGGCGCTGTTTTGTATACTGGGAGGCGAGGCGTGGGGCCACACGCTCAAGGATCTGGTTGAACACTTGCCGACGAAGGTGAAGACGCCGTCTACCGTCGTGAAGGCGGCGAAACACCTCGACCGGCACTACATCCCGGCGCGTTATCCCAACGGATACGAGTCCGGCGCCCCCGTGGATTATTACGAAAAGGAGGATGCCCAAGGTGCAATCCAAGAGGCGGAAATCGTCCTTGAATTCTGTCGTCGTCAAGTGGGCTGACCGAGCGGGAGTTGAGCGGGCCGTCCTCGAGTACGCGGCTCGGATTCGACAATCGCATCCGGAGGTCACTCGCATCGTCTGGTTCGGCTCATGGGTAAATGGAATTCCCATGCCCCACAGCGATGTGGACCTCTGCATCATCCTCCGCGATTCGAA
Above is a window of Nitrospirota bacterium DNA encoding:
- a CDS encoding methyltransferase domain-containing protein, with the protein product MSGIVHRWFDDFSRYWSNVLHGRPFWSVLDFFLLLHDYRKRQQHVAPLEWGDPARHLANWQHPSQIYATLHGVRHLALHPVECLELWHRVAPGTRILEYGCSFAPFYSCYIEFFSHLDCHWVLADIPGFPFHYAKYLYRNDAQVDFITINEGDFQNPLGGGDFDVIILTTVLEHLDNPLFVSRYLLKKLKPGGLFIFDYIKSDGIGLDHPKALELREDCLNAILEETRIVFGRIDDINKSVGLCIAEKNKH
- a CDS encoding nucleotidyltransferase domain-containing protein, which gives rise to MPKVQSKRRKSSLNSVVVKWADRAGVERAVLEYAARIRQSHPEVTRIVWFGSWVNGIPMPHSDVDLCIILRDSNKSFRDRIPDYLGGRFPGGMDLFPYTEAEFRKLEAGSPSFYAAIRSGREL
- a CDS encoding HEPN domain-containing protein — its product is MGNRYKDWMRQAEADLGHARHSLKDGDFEWSCFAAHQAAEKALKALFCILGGEAWGHTLKDLVEHLPTKVKTPSTVVKAAKHLDRHYIPARYPNGYESGAPVDYYEKEDAQGAIQEAEIVLEFCRRQVG